A single window of Candidatus Thermoplasmatota archaeon DNA harbors:
- a CDS encoding S-adenosyl-l-methionine hydroxide adenosyltransferase family protein, giving the protein MITLTTDFGQSAYVAAMKGVILRLRPDARVVDLTHEVRRGDVRHGAFLLAATVPWYPPAVHVAVVDPGVGAGRRTLLAECERGLLLGPDNGLLLPAARRLGLLRVRELSNAELWLPQVSRTFHGRDVFAPVAARLDGGLDPSEVGREVESFVDLDFGSPRVEGGRIEAVVVSIDTFGNVVTNVSEEVLASRLSLGDSLRIAGPGKAPSVEAPWLPTYGFAAAGDLLVLAGSAGFVEIAVNQGSAADRLDLHEGDAVRFEVPS; this is encoded by the coding sequence ATGATCACGCTCACGACGGACTTCGGGCAATCGGCCTACGTGGCGGCCATGAAGGGCGTGATCCTGCGGCTTCGGCCCGACGCGCGGGTCGTGGATCTCACCCACGAGGTCCGCCGCGGGGACGTCCGGCACGGCGCGTTCCTGCTTGCAGCCACGGTCCCGTGGTACCCCCCCGCCGTGCACGTGGCCGTGGTGGACCCGGGCGTTGGCGCGGGACGCCGGACGCTCCTTGCCGAGTGCGAGCGCGGACTTCTGCTTGGGCCCGACAACGGGCTCCTGCTTCCCGCCGCGCGCAGGCTGGGCCTGCTGCGGGTCCGTGAGTTGTCGAACGCCGAGCTTTGGCTCCCTCAGGTGTCCCGAACGTTCCACGGCCGGGACGTGTTCGCGCCGGTGGCGGCGCGGCTGGACGGGGGGCTTGATCCTTCGGAGGTAGGGCGCGAGGTGGAGTCCTTCGTCGACCTCGACTTCGGCTCGCCGCGCGTCGAAGGAGGGCGCATCGAGGCCGTCGTCGTGTCCATCGACACCTTCGGGAACGTCGTGACGAACGTTTCGGAGGAAGTCCTCGCCTCGCGCCTCTCGCTTGGCGATTCCCTGCGGATCGCGGGGCCTGGGAAGGCTCCGTCCGTGGAGGCGCCCTGGCTTCCAACGTACGGATTTGCAGCCGCCGGCGATCTCCTCGTTCTCGCCGGCTCGGCCGGATTCGTCGAAATCGCCGTCAACCAGGGAAGCGCGGCCGACCGCCTGGATCTGCACGAAGGGGACGCGGTGCGGTTCGAGGTCCCGTCATGA
- a CDS encoding ATP-dependent DNA ligase: protein MRYGRLAEFYARLEATAKRLEITRVLAELLTEADPTEIDKVVHLLLGEVAAPHEGVELGLADRLVVRSVAFATGLPEAEIDQAYVKTGDLGLAAEQAAERNRASRGGQQALFTEELTVARVFASFEKIARRGGAGSVEAKTKLLVDLLLSATPLEARYLVRFVAGKARLGVADLTVIDALAAMVALPDRVPRPVEELGPELRAKLQAADAAIERAYNVHPDLGHVARVLATDGLAAMEEIRMRPGVPVRPMLAERLSSTSEILVKMGGECLAEYKYDGLRLQAHLEAGSVELFSRRLERVTDQFPDVVEALRAAFRGTSAIAEGECVAVDAEGDIRPFQEVSVRRGRKHGLTEAIESAPVQLVLFDLLYLDGREVAGEPLPRRRERLESAFAPGERVTFSKAVLASEDEALEVFFRDAIAGGAEGILAKSVGPGSAYRAGARGWQWIKYKRDYRSELADSLDLVVVGAFAGRGRRAGWHGALLMACWNPEEGLFETVCKLGTGFDDATLAALPERLSPHRLPARDPRVKSALEADVWFRPAVVAEVVGAELSLSPTHTCAFGVVDAASGLAVRFPRFTGRWRADKLPDQATTTGEILALYRLQREAGPSGDGPKPPRPSQPG, encoded by the coding sequence ATGCGCTACGGGCGTCTGGCCGAATTCTACGCGCGCCTGGAGGCGACGGCAAAGCGCCTCGAGATCACGCGGGTCCTGGCCGAGCTTCTCACCGAGGCCGACCCGACGGAGATCGACAAGGTCGTGCACCTCCTGCTCGGCGAGGTCGCCGCGCCGCACGAGGGGGTCGAGCTTGGGCTCGCCGACCGCCTCGTGGTCCGCTCCGTCGCGTTTGCCACGGGCCTCCCGGAAGCCGAGATCGACCAGGCGTACGTCAAGACCGGCGACCTTGGCCTCGCCGCCGAGCAGGCCGCGGAGCGCAACCGCGCCTCGCGGGGAGGCCAGCAAGCGCTCTTCACGGAGGAGCTCACGGTCGCGCGCGTCTTCGCGAGCTTCGAGAAGATCGCCCGCCGGGGGGGTGCCGGAAGCGTCGAGGCCAAGACGAAGCTCCTCGTGGACCTTCTCTTGTCCGCGACGCCCCTGGAGGCGCGATACCTCGTTCGCTTCGTAGCCGGCAAGGCGCGCCTTGGCGTGGCGGACCTGACGGTGATCGACGCGCTTGCCGCCATGGTCGCGTTGCCCGACCGCGTGCCGCGCCCGGTGGAGGAGCTGGGCCCCGAGCTTCGTGCCAAGCTCCAGGCGGCTGACGCCGCCATCGAGCGCGCCTACAACGTTCACCCCGATCTCGGTCACGTGGCCCGCGTCCTGGCGACGGACGGCCTTGCGGCCATGGAGGAAATCCGCATGCGGCCTGGCGTGCCCGTTCGTCCCATGCTGGCCGAGCGGTTGTCCTCGACCTCCGAGATCCTCGTCAAGATGGGCGGGGAGTGCTTGGCCGAGTACAAGTACGACGGGCTGCGGCTGCAGGCGCACCTCGAGGCCGGCTCCGTCGAGCTCTTCTCGCGCCGTCTCGAGCGCGTGACGGACCAGTTCCCCGACGTCGTGGAGGCCCTGCGGGCGGCCTTCCGGGGGACCTCCGCGATCGCCGAAGGCGAGTGCGTGGCCGTGGACGCCGAGGGCGACATCCGACCCTTCCAGGAGGTTTCCGTCCGGCGCGGCCGCAAGCACGGGTTGACCGAGGCCATCGAAAGCGCCCCCGTGCAGCTTGTGCTCTTCGACCTTCTGTACCTGGACGGCCGGGAGGTCGCCGGCGAGCCGCTGCCTCGTCGGCGCGAGAGGCTCGAATCCGCCTTTGCGCCGGGCGAGCGCGTCACGTTCAGCAAGGCCGTCCTCGCCAGCGAAGACGAGGCGCTCGAGGTCTTCTTCCGCGACGCGATCGCCGGCGGGGCGGAGGGCATCCTCGCCAAGTCCGTTGGCCCCGGCAGCGCCTACCGCGCGGGCGCGCGGGGATGGCAATGGATCAAGTACAAGCGCGACTACCGGAGCGAGCTTGCTGACAGCCTCGATCTTGTCGTCGTGGGCGCGTTTGCCGGCCGCGGACGGCGGGCGGGGTGGCACGGGGCGCTCCTCATGGCCTGCTGGAACCCCGAGGAGGGCCTCTTCGAAACCGTCTGCAAGCTCGGAACGGGCTTCGACGACGCGACGCTTGCCGCCTTGCCCGAGCGCCTGTCTCCCCATCGCCTCCCCGCGCGCGATCCTCGCGTGAAGAGCGCGCTTGAGGCGGACGTCTGGTTCCGGCCCGCCGTCGTGGCGGAGGTGGTGGGCGCCGAGCTTTCCCTCTCGCCCACCCACACGTGCGCCTTTGGCGTCGTCGACGCGGCAAGCGGCCTTGCCGTCCGCTTCCCGCGCTTCACCGGGCGATGGCGCGCGGACAAGCTTCCAGACCAGGCCACCACGACCGGCGAGATCCTCGCGCTCTATCGCCTCCAGCGCGAGGCGGGACCTAGCGGCGACGGGCCCAAGCCGCCGAGGCCATCGCAGCCAGGATGA
- a CDS encoding long-chain fatty acid--CoA ligase, translating into MSRPGVGTLCSMFQNTVARAGERPALKERTAGGWRTITWEGYGAYVRHASAFLRAQGLPPGERVAILGRNGPEWAIADFAILHAGLVTVPLYDTHSDEKLLHILEDAGVRAAFALSPRHAARLRALGPRLEVIVAAGGPPTSEAAAKASGTGVLDWDAALRRGRAADAEAPSAFEERWRAVAPEDLASLVYTSGTTGVPKGVELTHGNFVSNVQASLSVVPLSEDDLALSFLPLSHVFERTAGHFALAYAGACIAYAESIDKLADNLPEVRPTVMVAVPRLYEKMEARIRAAARARGREASLDRALSVGMAVAERTSQGRPIPPGLRLQHALWDRLVFRTTRARTGGRLRYFVSGGAPLAEDLEKTFAAAGLWILGGYGLTEASPVVSVNTFQNYRFGTVGKPIPGVEVRIARDGEILVSGPNVMRGYWNLPEDTEDAFEVDDDGKRWLKTGDVGTLDADGFLRITDRKKDIIVLSNGKNVAPQGVENALNASPWIAQSVVVGNGRNHLVALLVPAFERLFEWAKGEGLPADADILVSHPRVGERYRRVVEEANARLSRHETVKSFTLLRRELTQEAGELTPTLKVRRKEMDRAYADVIARLYDDGGAAVPVDEFERTVRG; encoded by the coding sequence ATGTCCCGACCGGGCGTGGGAACCCTCTGCTCGATGTTCCAGAACACGGTCGCGCGCGCCGGCGAGCGGCCCGCCCTGAAGGAACGCACCGCGGGGGGTTGGCGCACCATCACCTGGGAAGGCTACGGCGCCTACGTGCGGCACGCAAGCGCCTTCCTTCGCGCCCAAGGGCTGCCGCCCGGGGAGAGGGTCGCCATCCTGGGGCGCAACGGGCCGGAGTGGGCCATCGCGGACTTCGCGATCCTCCACGCGGGCCTCGTTACGGTCCCCCTGTACGACACGCACTCGGACGAGAAGCTTCTCCACATCCTGGAGGACGCCGGCGTCCGGGCCGCGTTCGCCCTGTCCCCCCGGCACGCCGCGCGGCTGCGCGCGCTGGGGCCGAGGCTTGAGGTGATCGTCGCCGCGGGGGGTCCGCCAACGTCCGAAGCGGCCGCGAAAGCCTCTGGAACGGGCGTGCTCGACTGGGACGCGGCGCTGCGACGCGGACGGGCGGCGGATGCGGAGGCGCCAAGCGCGTTCGAGGAGCGTTGGCGCGCCGTCGCGCCCGAGGACCTCGCAAGCCTCGTCTACACGTCCGGCACGACGGGCGTGCCCAAGGGCGTCGAGCTTACGCACGGCAATTTCGTGTCGAACGTGCAGGCGTCGCTCTCCGTCGTGCCGCTCTCCGAGGACGACCTTGCCCTCTCGTTCCTTCCCCTCTCGCACGTCTTCGAGCGAACGGCGGGCCATTTCGCGCTTGCCTACGCGGGCGCCTGCATCGCCTACGCGGAGTCGATCGACAAGCTTGCCGACAACCTCCCGGAGGTTCGCCCGACGGTCATGGTGGCCGTTCCGCGGCTGTACGAGAAGATGGAGGCCCGCATCCGCGCGGCCGCGCGGGCGCGTGGGCGGGAGGCCTCGCTCGACCGGGCGCTGTCCGTGGGCATGGCCGTCGCGGAGCGGACGTCGCAAGGACGGCCGATTCCGCCGGGCCTGCGCCTCCAGCACGCGCTCTGGGATCGGCTCGTGTTCCGCACGACCCGCGCGCGCACGGGAGGGCGCCTTCGGTACTTCGTCTCCGGCGGCGCGCCCCTCGCGGAAGATCTCGAGAAGACCTTCGCGGCCGCGGGCCTTTGGATCCTGGGCGGCTACGGTCTCACCGAGGCGAGCCCGGTCGTCTCCGTGAACACCTTCCAGAACTACCGCTTTGGAACGGTCGGGAAGCCGATCCCCGGCGTCGAGGTCCGCATCGCCCGCGACGGCGAGATCCTCGTCTCGGGCCCCAACGTGATGCGCGGCTACTGGAACCTGCCGGAGGACACCGAAGACGCCTTCGAGGTCGACGACGACGGCAAGCGGTGGCTCAAGACAGGCGACGTCGGAACCCTGGATGCCGACGGATTCCTGCGGATCACCGATCGCAAGAAGGACATCATCGTCCTTTCAAACGGCAAGAACGTGGCCCCCCAGGGCGTCGAGAACGCCCTCAATGCCTCGCCCTGGATCGCCCAGAGCGTCGTCGTCGGAAACGGCCGAAACCACCTCGTGGCGCTCCTTGTCCCGGCGTTCGAGCGCCTCTTCGAGTGGGCCAAGGGCGAAGGCCTTCCAGCCGACGCCGACATTCTCGTCTCCCACCCGCGCGTGGGCGAGCGCTACCGGCGCGTCGTGGAGGAGGCAAACGCGCGGCTGTCGCGGCACGAGACGGTCAAGAGCTTCACGCTGCTGCGGCGCGAGCTCACCCAGGAAGCCGGCGAGCTCACGCCCACCCTCAAGGTCCGTCGCAAGGAGATGGATCGCGCCTACGCGGACGTGATCGCGCGCCTGTACGACGACGGCGGCGCTGCGGTCCCCGTGGACGAGTTCGAGCGCACGGTGCGAGGGTAG
- a CDS encoding helix-turn-helix domain-containing protein, translating into MRALALVLAVLPLLPAASALEWEAGDPTDPGDDRVRLEYDTTTRVEAGAQAPVGAKVAPHDLAFEHDAAPVVREAVGAVDSLSPGTLRQRASVGEREVQGAPGERGIFLTVRAREVDRRDLGAGLCWNLNACPLRWPDNPLYATDDRSVRAFPNDLWLRAWNTDDFGAGALSYPCARLEGRPCPYDRQEAAGTLHKKTPRIETHVRWGGLDVRFSSPAGPEPASAETPPGRSLRDALSTPAVLPVEGPIGPMAATALPSKPSPALGAPPRAPIETKAPGPGRLPAMTGSSAPLLALGCAAALLVAWMFSRIAHGDVLESPVRRRILALVRARPGIAAEQAARLLQVDRTTAEYHLWRLARAGFVRSAGARRHWYDAELFDRDRARQAHVAASPLARALLAHLRLQPGASISESARALNASRGAVCTLASRLEDVGLVFRVVQGRRHRLFPSPKASGAEVPPAVAG; encoded by the coding sequence ATGCGCGCCCTCGCCCTTGTCCTGGCCGTCCTGCCCCTGCTTCCGGCGGCGTCCGCCCTCGAATGGGAGGCCGGAGACCCCACGGATCCCGGAGACGATCGGGTCCGCCTGGAATACGATACGACCACGCGGGTCGAGGCAGGCGCCCAAGCGCCCGTGGGCGCGAAGGTGGCGCCGCACGACCTCGCCTTTGAGCACGACGCCGCGCCGGTGGTCCGCGAGGCCGTTGGCGCCGTTGATTCGTTGTCCCCTGGCACCTTGCGCCAGCGCGCAAGCGTCGGCGAGCGCGAAGTCCAAGGCGCCCCGGGCGAACGAGGAATCTTCCTGACCGTGCGCGCCCGGGAGGTCGATCGGCGCGACCTGGGAGCGGGCTTGTGCTGGAACCTCAACGCGTGCCCGCTGCGATGGCCGGACAACCCCTTGTATGCAACGGACGACCGAAGCGTTCGGGCCTTCCCGAACGATCTTTGGCTGCGCGCGTGGAACACCGACGATTTTGGCGCGGGGGCATTGTCCTACCCGTGCGCGCGGCTTGAGGGGCGCCCCTGCCCTTACGATCGACAGGAAGCGGCTGGCACCCTCCACAAGAAGACGCCGCGCATCGAAACGCACGTCCGATGGGGCGGCCTTGATGTGCGATTTTCTTCCCCTGCGGGCCCGGAGCCCGCGTCGGCCGAAACGCCGCCCGGGCGCTCCTTGCGCGACGCTTTGTCCACGCCCGCGGTCCTGCCGGTGGAGGGGCCCATCGGGCCGATGGCGGCGACCGCTTTGCCCTCGAAGCCCTCTCCCGCTTTGGGGGCGCCGCCGCGGGCGCCAATCGAAACGAAGGCTCCCGGCCCCGGGCGGTTGCCGGCCATGACCGGGTCGAGCGCTCCCCTGCTGGCCCTCGGATGTGCGGCGGCGCTCTTGGTCGCGTGGATGTTCTCGCGCATCGCGCACGGCGATGTCCTGGAGTCGCCGGTCCGGCGTCGAATCCTCGCGCTCGTCCGAGCGCGTCCGGGGATCGCCGCCGAGCAGGCGGCACGCCTGCTGCAAGTCGATCGAACGACTGCGGAGTACCACCTTTGGCGTCTTGCGCGTGCGGGCTTTGTCCGAAGCGCAGGCGCCCGCAGGCATTGGTACGATGCGGAGCTGTTCGACCGAGACCGGGCGCGTCAGGCGCACGTGGCGGCAAGCCCCCTTGCGCGCGCGCTCCTGGCTCATCTCAGGCTGCAACCGGGCGCGAGCATCTCGGAATCGGCGCGGGCGCTCAACGCCTCGCGCGGTGCTGTGTGCACGCTCGCGTCGCGGCTGGAGGACGTCGGGCTGGTCTTCCGGGTGGTGCAGGGACGGCGTCACCGGCTGTTTCCGTCGCCCAAGGCGAGCGGGGCTGAGGTTCCGCCGGCCGTGGCAGGCTGA